One window of the Eucalyptus grandis isolate ANBG69807.140 chromosome 8, ASM1654582v1, whole genome shotgun sequence genome contains the following:
- the LOC104456446 gene encoding cytochrome c oxidase assembly factor 5, with translation MSKSCKGLAMELVKCLSESDCVKVEKRSYRECAGEKSPSISSECVGLRETYFNCKRGQVDMRARIRGNKGY, from the exons ATGTCGAAGTCGTGCAAGGGCCTGGCCATGGAGCTCGTCAAGTGCCTCAGCGAATCCGATTGCGTCAAG GTGGAGAAGCGATCCTACAGGGAATGCGCGGGGGAGAAGAGCCCCTCCATATCCAGCGAGTGCGTCGGGTTGAGGGAGACCTACTTCAACTGCAAGAGAGGCcag GTTGACATGAGAGCAAGGATTCGAGGAAACAAGGGCTACTGA
- the LOC104416280 gene encoding LOW QUALITY PROTEIN: alpha-galactosidase (The sequence of the model RefSeq protein was modified relative to this genomic sequence to represent the inferred CDS: inserted 1 base in 1 codon) has translation MATSFNSREQSVVGVVVVVAACVLYAGVASAGWPATSVSMDLLHGRGRIRRKLLENGLGLTPQMGWNSWNHFQCNINENLIKETADAMVSSGLAALGYEYVNLDDCWGELNRDSQGNLVAKASAFPSGIKALADYVHSKGLKLGIYSDAGSQTCSGTVPGSLGHEEQDAKTFASWGVDYLKYDNCNNPGTSPKERYPIMSKALLNSGRKIFFSLCEWGQEDPATWASSIGNSWRTTEDISDNWDRMTSRADLNDKWASYAGPGGWNDPDMLEVGNGGMTTEEYRSHFSIWALVKAPLLIGCDVRSMNNTTLMLLSNKEVIAVNQDGLGVQXKKVKSDGNLEVWAGPLSANKVAVVLWNRGSSRATVTASWSDIGINSTTVVEARDLWMHSTQNSIKGQISADINSHDCKMYVLTPQ, from the exons ATGGCTACCTCGTTTAATTCGAGAGAGCAGTCTGTGGTTGGAGTCGTGGTGGTGGTAGCTGCGTGCGTTCTGTATGCTGGTGTCGCCTCCGCTGGATGGCCAGCGACGAGCGTTAGCATGGACCTGCTCCATGGAAGAGGCAGAATCAGAAGAAAGCTTCTCGAGAACGGCCTCGGTTTGACTCCTCAAATGGG ATGGAATAGCTGGAACCACTTTCAGTGTAACATCAACGAAAATTTGATAAAGGAAACAG CGGATGCGATGGTCTCATCCGGACTTGCTGCACTAGGATATGAGTATGTAAACTTAG ATGATTGCTGGGGTGAGCTTAACAGAGATTCTCAG GGTAATTTGGTTGCCAAAGCTTCAGCATTTCCATCTGGAATTAAGGCATTAGCTGATTATGTTCACAGCAAAGGCCTCAAGCTTGGGATTTACTCAGATGCTGG ATCTCAAACATGCAGTGGAACAGTGCCTGGATCGCTCGGTCATGAAGAGCAAGATGCGAAAACTTTTGCTTCCTGG GGGGTTGATTACTTGAAGTATGATAATTGTAACAATCCCGGTACGAGTCCCAAGGAAAG GTACCCAATCATGAGCAAAGCCCTGTTAAACTCTGGAAGGAaaatcttcttctctctctgtgaatG GGGACAAGAAGACCCAGCAACTTGGGCTTCGTCCATTGGGAATAGCTGGAGAACAACCGAAGATATTTCGGACAACTGGGACAG AATGACATCTCGGGCAGATCTGAATGATAAATGGGCATCTTATGCTGGACCTGGAGGATGGAATG ATCCTGACATGCTTGAAGTCGGAAATGGTGGAATGACCACAGAAGAATACCGTTCGCATTTCAGCATATGGGCATTGGTCAAG GCTCCATTGTTGATTGGTTGTGATGTGCGATCGATGAACAACACGACCCTCATGTTGCTGAGCAACAAGGAAGTTATTGCTGTTAATCAAG ATGGGCTTGGCGTTC GGAAAAAGGTTAAGTCAGATGGCAATCTTGAG GTTTGGGCAGGTCCCCTCAGCGCAAACAAGGTAGCAGTGGTTCTATGGAACAGAGGTTCATCGAGAGCTACAGTCACTGCCTCTTGGTCTGACATTGGCATCAATTCTACAACAGTAGTCGAAGCTAGAGATTTGTGGATG CATTCCACCCAAAATTCAATCAAGGGACAAATCTCAGCTGATATCAACTCCCACGATTGTAAAATGTATGTTTTGACTCCACAATAA
- the LOC120287648 gene encoding alpha-galactosidase-like produces the protein MATSFNSREQSVVGVVVVVAACVLYAGVASAGRPATSVSMDLLHGRGRIRRKLLENGLGLTPQMGWNSWNHFQCNINENLIKETADAMVSSGLAALGYEYVNLDDCWGELNRDSQGNLVANASAFPSGIKALADYVHSKGLKLGIYSDAGSQTCSGTMPGSLGHEEQDAKTFASWGVDYLKYDNCNNPGTSPKERYPIMSKALLNSGRKIFFSLCEWGQEDPATWASSIGNSWRTTDDIFDNWDRMTSQADLNDKWASYAGPGGWNDPDMLEVGNGGMTTEEYRSHFSIWALVKAPLLIGCDVRSMNNTTLMLLSNKEVIAVNQDGLGVQGKKVKSDGNLEVWAGPLSTNKVAVVLWNRGSSRATVTASWSDIGLNSTTVVKARDLWMHSTKRSIKGQISADIDSHACKMYVLSPQ, from the exons ATGGCTACCTCGTTTAATTCGAGAGAGCAGTCTGTGGTTGGAGTCGTGGTGGTGGTAGCTGCGTGCGTTCTGTATGCTGGTGTCGCCTCCGCTGGACGGCCAGCGACGAGCGTTAGCATGGACCTGCTCCATGGAAGAGGCAGAATCAGAAGAAAGCTTCTCGAGAACGGCCTCGGTTTGACTCCTCAAATGGG ATGGAATAGCTGGAACCACTTTCAGTGTAACATCAACGAAAATTTGATAAAGGAAACAG CGGATGCGATGGTCTCATCCGGACTTGCTGCACTAGGATATGAGTATGTAAACTTAG ATGATTGCTGGGGTGAGCTTAACAGAGATTCTCAG GGTAATTTGGTTGCCAATGCTTCAGCATTTCCATCTGGAATTAAGGCATTAGCTGATTATGTTCACAGCAAAGGCCTCAAGCTTGGGATTTACTCTGATGCTGG ATCTCAAACATGCAGTGGAACAATGCCAGGATCACTCGGTCATGAAGAGCAAGATGCGAAAACTTTTGCTTCCTGG GGGGTTGATTACTTGAAGTATGATAATTGTAACAATCCCGGTACGAGTCCCAAGGAAAG GTACCCAATCATGAGCAAAGCCCTGTTGAACTCTGGAAGGAaaatcttcttctctctctgtgaatG GGGACAAGAAGACCCAGCAACTTGGGCTTCGTCCATTGGGAATAGCTGGAGAACAACCGACGATATTTTTGACAACTGGGACAG AATGACATCTCAGGCAGATCTGAATGATAAATGGGCATCTTATGCTGGACCTGGAGGATGGAATG ATCCTGACATGCTTGAAGTCGGAAATGGTGGAATGACCACAGAAGAATACCGTTCGCATTTCAGCATATGGGCATTGGTCAAG GCTCCATTGTTGATTGGTTGTGATGTGCGATCGATGAACAACACGACCCTCATGTTGCTGAGCAACAAGGAAGTTATTGCTGTTAATCAAG ATGGGCTTGGCGTTCAGGGGAAAAAGGTTAAGTCAGATGGCAATCTTGAG GTTTGGGCAGGTCCCCTCAGCACGAACAAGGTAGCAGTGGTTCTATGGAACAGAGGTTCATCGAGAGCTACAGTCACTGCCTCTTGGTCTGACATTGGTCTCAATTCTACAACAGTAGTCAAAGCAAGAGACTTGTGGATG CATTCCACCAAAAGGTCAATCAAGGGACAAATCTCAGCTGATATCGACTCCCACGCTTGTAAAATGTATGTTTTGAGTCCGCAATAA
- the LOC108954993 gene encoding alpha-galactosidase-like, producing MAPWFNSRDQSAVGVVAVIAACVLYAGVASAGRPATNVSMDLLLARGGIRRKLLKNGLGLTPQMGWNSWNHFQCNINENLIKETADAMVSSGLAALGYEYVNLDDCWGELNRDSQGNLVAKASAFPSGIKALADYVHSKGLKLGIYSDAGSQTCSGTMPGSLGHEEQDAKTLASWGVDYLKYDNCNSPGTSPKERYPVMSKALLNSGRKIFFSLCEWGQEDPATWASSIGNSWRTTGDISDNWDSMISRADLNDKWASYAGPGGWNDPDMLEVGNGGMTTEEYRSHFSIWALVKAPLLIGCDVRSMDKTTIMLLSNKEVIAVNQDRLGVQGKKVKSDGNLEVWAGPLTANKVAVVLWNRGSSRATVTASWSDIGLHSTTVVKARDLWMHSTKRSIKGQISADIDSHACKMYVVTPQ from the exons ATGGCTCCTTGGTTTAATTCGAGAGACCAGTCCGCGGTTGGAGTCGTGGCGGTGATAGCTGCGTGCGTTCTGTATGCTGGTGTCGCCTCTGCTGGACGGCCAGCGACGAACGTTAGCATGGACCTGCTCCTTGCAAGAGGCGGAATCAGAAGAAAGCTTCTCAAGAACGGCCTCGGTTTGACTCCTCAAATGGG ATGGAATAGCTGGAACCACTTTCAGTGTAACATCAACGAAAATTTGATAAAGGAAACAG CGGATGCGATGGTCTCATCCGGACTTGCTGCACTAGGATATGAGTATGTAAACTTAG ATGATTGCTGGGGTGAACTTAACAGAGATTCTCAG GGTAATTTGGTTGCCAAGGCTTCAGCATTTCCATCTGGAATTAAGGCATTAGCTGATTATGTTCACAGCAAAGGCCTCAAGCTTGGGATTTACTCAGATGCTGG ATCTCAAACATGCAGTGGAACAATGCCTGGATCGCTCGGTCATGAAGAGCAAGATGCGAAAACTTTGGCTTCCTGG GGGGTTGATTACTTGAAGTATGATAATTGTAACAGCCCCGGTACGAGTCCCAAGGAAAG GTACCCAGTCATGAGCAAAGCCCTGTTGAACTCTGGAAGAAaaatcttcttctctctctgtgaatG GGGACAAGAAGACCCAGCAACTTGGGCTTCGTCCATTGGGAATAGCTGGAGAACAACCGGAGATATTTCGGACAACTGGGACAG CATGATATCTCGGGCAGATCTGAATGATAAATGGGCATCTTATGCTGGACCTGGAGGATGGAATG ATCCTGACATGCTTGAAGTCGGAAATGGTGGAATGACCACAGAAGAATACCGTTCGCATTTCAGCATATGGGCATTGGTCAAG GCTCCGTTGTTGATTGGTTGTGATGTGCGATCGATGGACAAAACGACCATCATGTTGCTGAGCAACAAGGAAGTTATTGCTGTTAATCAAG ATAGGCTTGGCGTACAGGGGAAAAAGGTTAAGTCAGACGGCAATCTTGAG GTTTGGGCGGGTCCCCTCACTGCAAACAAGGTAGCAGTGGTTCTATGGAACAGAGGTTCATCGAGAGCTACAGTCACTGCCTCTTGGTCTGACATTGGTCTCCATTCTACAACAGTAGTCAAAGCAAGAGACTTGTGGATG CATTCCACCAAAAGGTCAATCAAGGGACAAATCTCAGCTGATATCGACTCCCACGCTTGTAAAATGTATGTTGTGACTCCGCAATAA
- the LOC120286969 gene encoding uncharacterized mitochondrial protein AtMg00810-like, which yields MEESIDDQPVRGTRSLAEIYERRNDAELIENIKQCLFAGFEMTDLGKMVYFLGLEVKQSPYEIFICQRKYLKEILKKFQMEECRSVSTPMAAKEKLQKVDGTDVVDASMYRSLIGCLMYLTATRPDILFARGQEFNLQGFSDSDWAGSMDDMKSTSGYCFDFGSACFSWCSKKQEIVAQSTAEVEFIAATAAANQALC from the exons ATGGAAGAGAGTATAGATGATCAACCTgtgagaggcacaaggtcacttgctgagatctatgaaagaa GAAATGATGCAGAACTGATAGAAAATATTAAGCAATGTTTGTTTGCAGGTTTTGAGATGACAGACTTAGGAAAAATGGTTTATTTCTTAGGTCTGGAAGTTAAGCAAAGTCCATATGAAATCTTCATTTGCCAAAGGAAatatttgaaggaaattttaaagaagtttcagatggaagaaTGTCGAAGTGTCAGTACACCGATGGCAGCTAAAGAGAAGTTGCAGAAGGTTGATGGAACAGATGTTGTGGATGCCTCGATGTATAGAAGTTTGATAGGGTGTCTCATGTACCTTACAGCAACTAGACCAGACATTCTATTTGCTAGGGGTCAAGAATTCAATTTACAAGGTTTTTCTGATAGTGATTGGGCTGGCTCAATGGATGATATGAAGAGTACATCTGGATATTGTTTCGATTTTGGATCAGCTTGTTTCTCTTGGTGTtctaaaaaacaagaaattgtaGCTCAATCTACTGCAGAAGTAGAATTTATAGCTGCTactgcagctgcaaatcaagctttgtgctga